Sequence from the Pontibacter pudoricolor genome:
ACTGGCTGAGCCCAGATTATGTAAACTCTGCATACGAGATTATGGACCGACAGCCCAATATAGGGATACTTGGAGGCAACGGTACATTAGAGTTCGAAACAAACCCACCATTGTGGGCTGCCAGTCTTTCGTCATTTGCGAATGGTCCCCAAGCTCTTGTATCAGGAAAAGTAGAAAATAACATTGTCTATGGTGCCGGGTTCACAATAAGGAAGTCTGCCTATGAAGCATTGGTAAGCGCAGGATATAAGCCTTTATTATCGGACAGGTCCGGTAATTCTCTGAGTGCTGGTGGCGATTACGAACTCTGTTATGCTATCACACTTATCGGCTATGATATCTGGTATGAAGAAAATCTGAAGTTTAAGCACTTCATGCCTGCTAAAAGAATAAACTGGAATTATTGTGTTCGTTTGTATAAAGAGGGAGCGGAATCTTTAACTGTACTAACACCATACCGTCTGCGTGTAAACAAGAACGTCACAAATACGCTCTCATTTAAGATTAGCCTCTTCAAATCATTTCTGAACCAGTCGAAAAAGCTGCTCCCTTTACTGATACAGAAGTTTAAACTAGAACCTGATTCAGAAGAAGCTAAGTTGAATTTATTAAAAATAACCGCTTTAAAAGCAAGAATACTTAGCCTCAAGAATATTAGAGGCATGCAACAGAACTTCTTTAAAATTCTTACGATTAGACATCAGGTCAAAAAGGATAACCAAAGAGTAATTACTCCTTCTAAGGCTTCATCCAGACATATAAAAATTGTAATATAAATAACTGCAGTTTTATCTTTATGATACCCTGGATTAAAAACTTCATCGATCAATTCTAGCCTCTTTACGCATTAACCGCCCCTTTAAAACTACGCACTTACATCCTCTTCCGGGTACTTCTGATATTTCAAAGAAGCTACGTACCTGTAAAGTACTCTCAAAGACAAATTCCGCTATTATACGAATGATCTCAGAACAAGATTGATATAAACATTCTAAAAATTTATATAAACAATTAACGATCACTATCATTTGGAATTCGTAAATAATTGAAAGAAAAAAACTGATTATTAACCTTTTACTATACACCTCAACTTACCCTACTAGTAGATTCAGATTAACCTGCTGCTGTTTGTTTAGCTCCGGTTAAAGCCTAGTAAGAATTGCGTGCTTTGATGATATTATTAAGATTCTATCAATTATTATTCTATAGGCTATGATTAAAAAGTTTACCCTTCTTATAATCGGGATGGTTCTGCTATCATTTGATCTATATGCGCAGTTCAACAGTGTCGAAAACTTAAAAAAAACGTCCATATCGGCCAGTACTGGGGAGAAGCCACAATCTAAAGTCTGGACCTATGCCTGCGAGCAATGGGCGATTTTTCCTAATGCAGACGGCACTTTCCTCTGGCAGCTAAACGGAACATCCTGGTCAAAAAAACTAAAACTATCTCCTAGTACCACTTCTAAAGCCGATTGTAAGGTTGTTGGTAATGTTACTCACATCCTGCTGTTTCAGGGTACTTCGTCTCAGTTAGTTTCGCTTGAATATAATACTTCCTCGAACAGTTATCGTCTTTGGGATAAAAGGTCATCCACAGTAAATATAACGCTGGATGCTGAGGTGGAAACAGCCACTATAGATATTGATGGAAACAGGCGTATGTGGCTTGCATCAGATGGGCTGGATAAAATAAATGTGAGATGGAGTGATGCGCCTTATACAGAGTGGAGTGAAGCTATTACTCTTGCAACTGGTGTAAACATGGATGATATAGGAGCTGTAGTTGCGCTGCCCGGAAAAGTGGGTGTATTCTGGTCTGATCAGAACAGAAAGCAGTTTGGATTCAGGACACATGCAGACGGAACAGATCCAGCAGCGTGGTCAGAAAATGAAGTGCCTGCCTCCCAGTCTGCACGCGATGTAGGCAAAGGCATGGCTAACGATCATATTAACATGGCTGTTGCTAGTGATGGTACCTTGTATTGTGCCATAAAGACTGAATTCAGATTGGAATTTGAAAAATTGCCTTATCCTTTGCTCGGACTTCTGGTTCGCAGGCCTTCAGGCAAATGGGATGACCTGTATGAAGTAACAAAAACAGGTACCAGGCCCATAGTTCTGCTGAATGAAAAACTGAACAAAATACGTGTTATTTATACCTCAGAGGACACTGGCGGCGATATCATTTATAAAGAATCAGGTACATCAAACATTATTTTCAAGGAGCCTTTAATGCTGATAAAAGGAGCATACAATGATGTAACGAGCAGCAAGGGTAACCCTGGCTATGAGGTAGTTATATTAGCTTCCAATAAAAACAATTTAGTTGGAGTACTTGCATCTGATATACCTGACCCGACAGACATCTGTGGCATAAAGGAGATGTTTATGGCTTACCCTAACCCGTTCATTGTAAGATCTACCCTTCTCTTTAACTTCAAAAAAGGAACTGAGTATGCACTTATTTTATATGATAGCAAAGGAGCCAAAATAGCGACAATAGATAAAGGCAAATCAGAGGCAGGTCAGCAAAATACCCTGGAGTTTAATGGAGATTCGCTGGCGCGTGGGTTGTACATTTTAAAGCTCCACTCATCAACTAATAATCGATATTTAAAACTTATTAAAGATAATTAATCGAATAAAGCTTAAAAATATCTATTCATCTTCCATCTATCTACAAAGGTATACTAACAGTTTACTAACTATTCTGTTATCCAACCATAATAAGACATAAAATCATACAACTTCTTAACAAATCCCACTTATAACTATTTACTCCAAACGTTTATTTCGTTGCCCTATTCATGAACATTAAACAGAGCAATGAAATATAATTTATATCAGGCTGCCAGCTGGAAGTAAAGGAAGCGCGCGCAATGATTTGAAATAATCGTGTTTGAGACCTATAAATAGCTAAGTATGTCTAAATATATACAATTCATTTTCTTAATAGCTCCCTTTTTCATATTAGTTAATCAAGTTTATGCC
This genomic interval carries:
- a CDS encoding glycosyltransferase, encoding MRTGISVAICSYNGAELLPETIRHLVKQRVNPGLSWEIIIIDNASTDNTAEVAISEWEKHQIAVSFSVLNQPKQGLTFARELALEKAKYKFVLFCDDDNWLSPDYVNSAYEIMDRQPNIGILGGNGTLEFETNPPLWAASLSSFANGPQALVSGKVENNIVYGAGFTIRKSAYEALVSAGYKPLLSDRSGNSLSAGGDYELCYAITLIGYDIWYEENLKFKHFMPAKRINWNYCVRLYKEGAESLTVLTPYRLRVNKNVTNTLSFKISLFKSFLNQSKKLLPLLIQKFKLEPDSEEAKLNLLKITALKARILSLKNIRGMQQNFFKILTIRHQVKKDNQRVITPSKASSRHIKIVI
- a CDS encoding T9SS type A sorting domain-containing protein; translated protein: MIKKFTLLIIGMVLLSFDLYAQFNSVENLKKTSISASTGEKPQSKVWTYACEQWAIFPNADGTFLWQLNGTSWSKKLKLSPSTTSKADCKVVGNVTHILLFQGTSSQLVSLEYNTSSNSYRLWDKRSSTVNITLDAEVETATIDIDGNRRMWLASDGLDKINVRWSDAPYTEWSEAITLATGVNMDDIGAVVALPGKVGVFWSDQNRKQFGFRTHADGTDPAAWSENEVPASQSARDVGKGMANDHINMAVASDGTLYCAIKTEFRLEFEKLPYPLLGLLVRRPSGKWDDLYEVTKTGTRPIVLLNEKLNKIRVIYTSEDTGGDIIYKESGTSNIIFKEPLMLIKGAYNDVTSSKGNPGYEVVILASNKNNLVGVLASDIPDPTDICGIKEMFMAYPNPFIVRSTLLFNFKKGTEYALILYDSKGAKIATIDKGKSEAGQQNTLEFNGDSLARGLYILKLHSSTNNRYLKLIKDN